One segment of Curtobacterium poinsettiae DNA contains the following:
- a CDS encoding LysR family transcriptional regulator, with protein MTVSVQQLRAFVATLDAGSFTAAAAALGVGQSAVSHAVAGLEREVGGPVVRRGTVAAATPLGDRLLAHARSVLASVEALEAVVRPATARGTVRLAAVPTVCQGLLPRLRELWTVTLPDVDVQVYEGDDDEMPEWLEAGTVDAAVLVDPSPVPDGGVVVARDEMAAVIRRDHPLAELPALTLDDLHEDGLVAGGGGCEYQIQKLHELDGRPFRYAHRVREMSTMFGMIQRGEGVSIVPTLGRGMLPPDLVMIPMARRLERTLVLSGPSSRAWHPLARALVDAV; from the coding sequence ATGACCGTCTCGGTCCAACAGCTGCGCGCGTTCGTCGCCACGCTCGACGCCGGGTCCTTCACCGCGGCGGCCGCCGCGCTGGGCGTCGGCCAGTCCGCGGTGTCCCACGCCGTCGCCGGGCTCGAACGCGAGGTCGGCGGCCCCGTGGTGCGCCGTGGCACGGTCGCCGCCGCCACACCGCTCGGCGACCGCCTGCTGGCCCACGCCCGGAGCGTGCTCGCCTCGGTCGAAGCCCTGGAGGCGGTGGTCCGGCCCGCCACGGCGCGCGGCACCGTGCGCCTCGCCGCCGTCCCCACCGTCTGCCAGGGCCTGCTGCCGCGGCTCCGTGAGCTGTGGACCGTGACCCTGCCGGACGTCGACGTGCAGGTCTACGAGGGGGACGACGACGAGATGCCGGAGTGGCTCGAGGCCGGCACCGTCGACGCCGCCGTGCTCGTCGACCCCTCGCCCGTGCCCGACGGTGGCGTGGTCGTGGCGCGGGACGAGATGGCCGCCGTGATCCGCCGCGACCACCCCCTCGCCGAACTGCCCGCACTCACCCTCGACGACCTGCACGAGGACGGTCTGGTGGCGGGCGGCGGCGGCTGCGAGTACCAGATCCAGAAGCTGCACGAGCTCGACGGCCGCCCGTTCCGCTACGCCCACCGGGTACGGGAGATGAGCACGATGTTCGGGATGATCCAGCGGGGCGAGGGCGTGTCGATCGTGCCGACCCTGGGCCGCGGGATGCTGCCGCCCGACCTCGTGATGATCCCGATGGCCCGGCGGCTCGAACGGACCCTGGTGCTGAGCGGTCCGTCGTCCCGTGCGTGGCACCCGCTGGCGCGGGCCCTGGTGGACGCGGTCTGA
- a CDS encoding response regulator transcription factor has translation MDPVTAPVRVVLVDDDQLVRVGLRLVLSGDDGLVVVGEAGDGLEAAGVIAETAPDVVLMDIRMPRCDGLVATERELRRRPDLAVLVLTTFEGDDLVLGALQAGARGFLLKDTPPHELVQAVRTVGAGRSILSPSVLDRVIAFAAGTRSGRMAGGPGGGPAGRSAGTAPDGTDARRLLALLTEREREVALAVANGASNAQIAADLYVGLATVKTHVGHVYEKFGVENRVQLALVVHAARRGDPTG, from the coding sequence GTGGACCCCGTGACCGCTCCCGTCCGCGTCGTCCTGGTCGACGACGACCAGCTCGTGCGCGTCGGACTCCGCCTCGTGCTCAGCGGCGACGACGGCCTGGTGGTCGTGGGCGAAGCGGGCGACGGGCTCGAGGCCGCGGGCGTCATCGCCGAGACCGCGCCCGACGTCGTGCTCATGGACATCCGGATGCCCCGGTGCGACGGACTCGTCGCCACCGAACGAGAACTGCGCCGCCGACCAGACCTGGCCGTCCTGGTGCTGACGACCTTCGAGGGCGACGACCTCGTGCTCGGAGCGCTGCAGGCCGGCGCCCGCGGGTTCCTGCTCAAGGACACCCCGCCGCACGAACTCGTGCAGGCCGTGCGGACCGTGGGGGCCGGGCGCTCGATCCTGTCCCCGTCCGTGCTCGACCGGGTCATCGCGTTCGCGGCCGGAACGCGCTCCGGCCGGATGGCCGGTGGTCCGGGCGGCGGACCGGCCGGACGATCGGCCGGCACCGCTCCGGACGGCACCGACGCGCGCCGGCTGCTCGCCCTGCTGACCGAGCGGGAGCGGGAGGTCGCGCTCGCCGTGGCGAACGGGGCGTCCAACGCGCAGATCGCGGCCGACCTGTACGTGGGCCTGGCCACCGTGAAGACGCACGTCGGGCACGTGTACGAGAAGTTCGGCGTCGAGAACCGGGTACAGCTGGCACTCGTCGTGCACGCGGCCCGGCGCGGGGACCCCACCGGGTGA
- a CDS encoding sensor histidine kinase: MTSTALPAVPLGQRVWSQTWRVAVAALTGLLTAGLVWPSMDTRGWSDLHVGALILGDVGAGLVALVLLPFRHRAPLVITVVIAALSSVSTLAVGAAAIATVSLATRRRAVELAVAGAVLLGATVLYDVVLAPQGDAMPLWQIVVAGAVGIALLVAIGIGIGQRRALLLSLRERAALLERDQQLREDRAREQERAHIAREMHDVLGHRLSLVALHAGALEYRGPGLTPDETVAAAGVVRAEAHSALTDLRDVLGVLRDPAANGGDEVTGTAPPQPTLVDLPALLDQARSGGATVRARVDTDGTAVPTAVGRHAYRIVQESLTNARRHAPGELVDVVVETVPGPAIRVVVSNTLADGPALGDDSRHAAGHGLRGLAERARLVGGSFRAGSDDGRVHVVEAVLPWTP; this comes from the coding sequence ATGACCTCGACCGCGCTCCCCGCCGTGCCGCTCGGGCAGCGCGTGTGGTCCCAGACCTGGCGTGTCGCCGTCGCGGCCCTGACCGGGCTGCTCACCGCGGGGCTCGTGTGGCCGTCGATGGACACCCGCGGCTGGAGCGACCTGCACGTCGGCGCGCTGATCCTCGGCGATGTGGGAGCCGGCCTGGTGGCCCTCGTCCTCCTGCCGTTCCGGCACCGGGCACCGCTGGTGATCACGGTCGTCATCGCTGCCCTCAGTTCGGTGTCGACGTTGGCGGTCGGGGCGGCCGCGATCGCCACGGTGTCACTGGCCACCCGGCGCCGGGCCGTCGAGCTCGCCGTCGCCGGTGCGGTGCTGCTCGGTGCCACGGTGCTCTACGACGTCGTCCTGGCGCCCCAGGGCGACGCCATGCCGCTCTGGCAGATCGTGGTCGCCGGCGCCGTCGGCATCGCCCTGCTCGTCGCGATCGGCATCGGGATCGGCCAGCGCCGGGCGCTGCTGCTGTCCCTGCGCGAGCGCGCAGCCCTGCTCGAACGCGACCAGCAGCTGCGCGAGGACCGTGCCCGCGAGCAGGAACGCGCCCACATCGCCCGCGAGATGCACGACGTCCTGGGCCACCGGCTGTCCCTGGTCGCGCTGCACGCCGGTGCGCTCGAGTACCGCGGCCCGGGGCTCACCCCCGACGAGACCGTCGCGGCGGCCGGGGTCGTGCGGGCCGAGGCGCACTCCGCGCTCACCGATCTGCGCGACGTCCTCGGGGTGTTGCGCGACCCCGCGGCGAACGGTGGCGACGAGGTGACCGGCACCGCGCCTCCGCAGCCGACGCTCGTCGACCTGCCCGCCCTGCTCGACCAGGCGCGTTCCGGCGGTGCGACCGTCCGGGCGCGTGTCGACACCGACGGCACGGCGGTACCGACCGCCGTGGGGCGACACGCCTACCGGATCGTGCAGGAGTCGCTGACGAACGCCCGCAGGCACGCCCCCGGGGAGCTCGTCGACGTCGTCGTCGAGACCGTCCCCGGTCCGGCGATCCGGGTGGTGGTGTCGAACACACTGGCCGACGGACCTGCGCTCGGCGACGACTCCAGGCACGCGGCCGGACACGGCCTGCGCGGGCTCGCCGAGCGCGCCCGACTCGTCGGCGGGAGCTTCCGCGCCGGCAGCGACGACGGTCGCGTGCACGTGGTCGAGGCGGTGCTGCCGTGGACCCCGTGA